In the Xiamenia xianingshaonis genome, one interval contains:
- a CDS encoding NADP oxidoreductase, protein MDMRDFMEKHGLTDEDLDRMAEPYERGECPHSDAPMYSGSHLDRVGKKRVTVVYDAVDVQAVSAVARKRGVKPSVVYRDALKAYLAGAAGA, encoded by the coding sequence ATGGACATGCGCGACTTCATGGAAAAGCACGGGCTCACCGACGAGGACCTTGACCGCATGGCCGAGCCCTACGAGCGCGGAGAGTGCCCCCACTCCGACGCGCCGATGTACTCGGGGTCGCATCTCGACCGCGTCGGGAAGAAGCGCGTGACGGTCGTTTACGACGCCGTGGACGTCCAGGCGGTGTCGGCGGTGGCGCGGAAGCGGGGCGTCAAGCCCTCGGTCGTCTACCGGGACGCGCTGAAGGCTTACCTGGCGGGCGCGGCCGGCGCCTGA
- a CDS encoding N-acetylmuramoyl-L-alanine amidase family protein has protein sequence MTPAAALTQAAMDVTPAYAVDTTEDRVLDATVAIPVDADKVGDATHDPAGMGWQLPTVSGASTDVSLPYTGEDQKDSPKITAGVTLGDVQYKYYATGNNDKTTINYTVPQSYLTPTFFTTTGGSPTSVSEVKNVGDYTVKYQVAAPDGVAAVPGFTSGIAGLNGQLESAPTNTRALKITAATATVEVPPTAILGVATPESIAKSVVVEGVGNDELKYDTDYTVAINDENGSPLTGSGAITEPQTVTVVVALKPGSALAGNYVLPASYPNKVAVKASGTYEASFVNDKTNNPTLEATSGGKSATVAWDSRANNIDDAVEKGLTVMSGKTKLDYVVNNPASSAYKIAYTNAAGEPMLEADGVTPDTPSLPGNYGVAVTVNGESKPFATLGLKVVADLGKDVSYKVGGYDTATETVRLLWDKDLADDPAARDAYVVEQIKEGFSAALKNSPTNTPVSVDDLLFEVTTTVNSPNGGTGVVTVKPASPSGLYVGNCAIKYGYGDVMPAFGLKKASEPYNDTVGYTVNELVKVPVVQGSDGKPGDFSDYSVIAKYVNADGKTVTVEGANKITNVGDYQIVVSGTGTYAGSQAFDFKIDPRPITKGEVSWFGNESGVEYDSKDKVWYLTYKGTALEPAPKVSVMLTDKSNVDLVDKASRTEEQVEADAPWDYEVSWSNNTNVGTATATVTFSGNYSGTVELPFEIVGSSLNDLKATATAQSQLAEGFPANPTGEDVLNPVVSYSTVVNGKKKTIELDPEDYVIKSVTKGVTGADGVTSYTFVVEGQGNYSGTIEGAFNTVPKAKDISTLWTVDVAAGNYFYQMGEPVEAGVVVKTKPATSSATGSPVSQTAPGQKTPNYRVTYKDNVDAGTATVIVSGDGQYAGSIEKTFEIAPLQISQESAANVDLSQESFVYAPGIEAKPEVVMGTSEITPVNEGYDGGAVKLKEIVDDIAVTYANNTAAGTAQAIISGKEGGNVSGSYAVDFEIAQADIADATVEAANVVPGASAADAVKVTLGDDVLAAGTDYTVAAEGALPGKVTATVTGTGNYTGTATADVDVLYDVAGLSYKVSSGTYNGQSQTPVVTASYKDAAGKTVEVPASALNVAAGSYVNAGTYKIKVTGNNAAGWGGETTVDYTIAPATVTAKPQVSYAGGLPVVTVPGLTSNDFDWKADAATKTITVTYKGNYKGTAKVAYTPTVAPGDPGSVAGKTGWVGSGNDWAYYEGGKQVKDQWKLIGGEWYHFEKSGKMTNTKWFQDTDGEWYLLNQSHKGSYGAMLTGWQKVDGGWYYLNKSGAMQSGWLKDGGEWYLLNTAHDGTFGKMLTGWQQDADGKWYYMDASGAMASNAWVGRYWVNGSGVWTATR, from the coding sequence ATGACCCCCGCCGCCGCCCTGACCCAGGCGGCGATGGACGTCACCCCCGCTTATGCGGTGGATACCACCGAGGACAGAGTCCTCGATGCGACGGTCGCTATTCCCGTGGATGCCGACAAGGTGGGTGATGCTACCCATGATCCCGCTGGCATGGGTTGGCAGTTGCCTACTGTTAGTGGGGCGAGTACTGATGTCTCTCTTCCGTATACGGGCGAGGACCAGAAGGATTCTCCTAAGATAACCGCCGGCGTTACCCTCGGTGATGTTCAGTACAAGTACTACGCTACAGGTAACAACGACAAGACAACCATCAACTATACCGTTCCTCAAAGCTATTTGACGCCTACTTTCTTCACCACTACCGGTGGCAGCCCGACTTCTGTGTCCGAGGTCAAGAATGTGGGCGATTACACGGTGAAGTACCAGGTCGCCGCTCCTGATGGCGTTGCGGCTGTGCCGGGCTTCACAAGTGGCATTGCTGGTCTAAACGGCCAGCTTGAATCTGCTCCGACTAATACCCGCGCTCTGAAGATCACTGCGGCCACCGCCACAGTCGAGGTTCCGCCCACGGCCATTCTCGGCGTTGCGACGCCGGAATCCATCGCCAAGTCCGTCGTCGTCGAAGGCGTCGGGAACGACGAGCTGAAGTACGACACCGACTACACGGTTGCCATCAATGATGAAAACGGCAGCCCTCTGACTGGGTCTGGCGCCATCACGGAGCCTCAAACCGTCACGGTGGTTGTGGCTCTCAAGCCGGGCTCAGCTCTTGCAGGGAACTACGTCCTTCCCGCCAGCTATCCTAACAAGGTCGCCGTCAAGGCCTCCGGCACCTACGAGGCGAGCTTCGTCAACGACAAGACCAACAATCCGACTCTCGAGGCAACCAGCGGCGGCAAGTCCGCGACCGTCGCCTGGGATAGCAGGGCGAATAATATAGATGATGCCGTGGAGAAAGGCCTCACGGTCATGTCCGGCAAGACGAAGCTGGACTACGTAGTGAACAATCCGGCCAGTAGCGCCTACAAGATCGCCTACACCAACGCTGCGGGCGAGCCCATGTTGGAGGCCGACGGCGTCACGCCGGACACGCCTTCGCTTCCCGGCAACTACGGCGTGGCCGTGACCGTCAACGGCGAGTCGAAGCCGTTCGCCACGCTTGGCCTGAAGGTGGTCGCCGACCTCGGAAAAGACGTCAGCTACAAGGTGGGAGGCTATGATACCGCCACCGAAACGGTTCGCCTGCTCTGGGACAAAGACCTGGCCGACGATCCGGCGGCGCGCGACGCTTACGTCGTTGAGCAGATCAAGGAAGGCTTCTCGGCCGCTCTCAAAAATAGTCCCACCAACACTCCCGTCAGCGTCGACGACCTGCTGTTCGAGGTGACCACTACGGTCAATTCCCCGAACGGCGGCACCGGCGTCGTGACGGTGAAGCCGGCCAGCCCGTCGGGCCTGTACGTCGGCAACTGCGCCATCAAGTACGGCTACGGCGACGTCATGCCGGCGTTCGGCCTGAAAAAGGCCTCCGAGCCTTACAACGACACTGTCGGATATACGGTGAACGAGCTGGTCAAGGTGCCTGTCGTGCAGGGGTCTGACGGCAAGCCTGGCGACTTCAGCGATTACTCCGTCATCGCCAAATATGTGAACGCCGATGGCAAGACCGTCACCGTTGAGGGTGCGAACAAGATCACCAATGTGGGCGACTACCAGATCGTCGTGAGCGGTACGGGCACCTATGCCGGGTCCCAGGCGTTCGACTTCAAGATCGACCCGCGCCCCATTACCAAGGGCGAAGTGAGCTGGTTCGGGAACGAGTCGGGCGTGGAATACGACTCGAAAGACAAGGTCTGGTACCTCACCTACAAGGGCACCGCTCTCGAGCCGGCGCCCAAGGTGTCCGTGATGCTGACCGATAAATCCAACGTCGACCTGGTCGACAAGGCGAGCCGCACCGAGGAACAGGTCGAAGCCGATGCTCCTTGGGACTACGAGGTTTCCTGGTCCAACAACACCAACGTCGGCACCGCCACGGCGACGGTGACGTTCTCCGGCAACTACTCCGGCACGGTCGAGCTGCCCTTTGAGATCGTCGGCTCGAGCCTGAACGACCTGAAGGCCACGGCGACCGCCCAGAGCCAGCTGGCCGAAGGCTTCCCGGCTAACCCGACGGGCGAAGATGTTCTGAACCCGGTCGTCTCGTACAGCACGGTCGTCAACGGCAAGAAGAAGACTATCGAGCTCGATCCCGAGGACTACGTCATCAAGAGCGTGACCAAAGGCGTGACCGGGGCCGACGGCGTGACCTCCTACACGTTTGTGGTCGAGGGCCAGGGCAACTACTCCGGCACCATCGAGGGCGCGTTCAACACGGTTCCGAAAGCCAAGGACATCTCCACGCTGTGGACGGTCGACGTGGCCGCTGGTAACTACTTCTACCAGATGGGCGAGCCGGTCGAGGCCGGCGTGGTCGTGAAGACCAAGCCTGCCACGAGTTCTGCCACCGGCTCGCCGGTCTCCCAGACCGCTCCCGGCCAGAAGACCCCGAACTACCGCGTGACCTACAAGGACAACGTCGACGCCGGTACGGCGACGGTCATCGTCTCGGGCGACGGGCAGTATGCCGGCTCCATCGAGAAGACCTTCGAGATCGCGCCTTTGCAGATCTCGCAGGAATCCGCCGCTAACGTCGACCTGTCGCAGGAGTCTTTCGTCTACGCCCCCGGCATTGAGGCCAAGCCCGAGGTGGTCATGGGCACCTCGGAGATCACGCCTGTGAACGAAGGCTACGACGGCGGCGCCGTCAAGCTGAAGGAGATCGTCGATGATATCGCGGTCACCTACGCGAACAACACCGCTGCTGGCACCGCCCAGGCGATCATCTCCGGCAAAGAGGGCGGCAACGTCTCCGGCTCCTACGCGGTCGACTTCGAGATCGCCCAGGCCGACATCGCCGACGCGACCGTCGAGGCCGCCAACGTGGTTCCGGGCGCTTCCGCGGCCGACGCGGTGAAGGTCACGCTCGGCGACGACGTGCTCGCCGCCGGCACCGACTACACGGTGGCCGCCGAGGGCGCGCTTCCGGGCAAGGTGACCGCGACCGTCACCGGCACGGGCAACTACACCGGCACGGCCACGGCCGACGTCGACGTGCTCTACGACGTGGCGGGCCTCAGCTACAAGGTGTCCTCCGGCACCTACAACGGCCAGTCCCAGACGCCGGTCGTGACGGCCTCCTACAAGGACGCCGCCGGCAAGACCGTCGAGGTCCCGGCCTCCGCGCTGAACGTGGCCGCCGGCTCCTACGTCAACGCCGGCACCTACAAGATCAAGGTCACCGGCAACAACGCCGCCGGCTGGGGCGGAGAGACGACGGTCGACTACACCATCGCGCCCGCGACGGTCACGGCCAAGCCCCAGGTGTCCTACGCGGGCGGCCTGCCGGTCGTCACGGTGCCCGGCCTGACCTCGAACGACTTCGACTGGAAGGCCGATGCGGCCACCAAGACCATCACCGTGACCTACAAGGGCAACTACAAGGGCACGGCGAAGGTGGCCTACACGCCGACCGTGGCCCCCGGCGACCCCGGCTCCGTGGCCGGCAAGACCGGCTGGGTGGGCTCCGGCAACGACTGGGCCTACTACGAGGGCGGCAAGCAGGTCAAGGACCAGTGGAAGCTCATCGGCGGCGAGTGGTACCACTTCGAGAAGAGCGGCAAGATGACCAACACGAAGTGGTTCCAGGACACGGACGGCGAGTGGTACCTGCTGAACCAGTCCCACAAGGGAAGCTACGGGGCCATGCTCACCGGCTGGCAGAAGGTCGACGGCGGCTGGTACTACCTGAACAAGTCCGGCGCCATGCAGTCCGGCTGGCTCAAGGACGGCGGCGAGTGGTACCTGCTCAACACCGCCCACGACGGCACGTTCGGCAAGATGCTCACCGGCTGGCAGCAGGACGCCGACGGCAAGTGGTACTACATGGACGCCTCCGGCGCCATGGCCTCCAACGCGTGGGTCGGCCGCTACTGGGTCAACGGCTCCGGCGTGTGGACGGCCACCCGCTAG
- a CDS encoding flavin reductase family protein has protein sequence MQEAPDAGLTPLFGRAIAEALGPRPVMVVGTADAERRADFTPAAFCAPLSYDPALVTLGLKPTSWGYANLAASGRCTLSTVAAAAAPAVVFCGSHSGRTTDKSAAFAIVWEDGLPRPADALAAFSCRLVSDTPAGDHRLLVLEVVQAAARPSTNDAPSAGPADALLCLAHNRFAHAEPIR, from the coding sequence ATGCAAGAAGCGCCTGATGCTGGACTCACCCCCCTTTTCGGCCGCGCCATCGCCGAAGCGCTGGGGCCGCGGCCCGTCATGGTAGTAGGCACCGCCGACGCCGAGCGCCGGGCGGACTTCACCCCGGCGGCGTTTTGCGCCCCGCTGTCCTACGATCCCGCGCTCGTGACGCTCGGCCTTAAGCCGACGTCCTGGGGCTATGCCAATCTGGCCGCATCGGGCCGCTGCACGCTTTCCACGGTAGCCGCCGCCGCTGCGCCCGCCGTGGTGTTCTGCGGCTCGCATTCCGGCCGCACGACGGACAAGTCCGCCGCCTTCGCAATCGTCTGGGAAGACGGGCTGCCCCGCCCCGCCGACGCGCTGGCCGCGTTCTCCTGCCGCCTCGTCTCCGACACGCCCGCCGGCGACCACCGCCTGCTCGTGCTCGAAGTCGTGCAAGCGGCCGCCCGTCCCAGCACAAACGACGCCCCCAGCGCCGGCCCTGCCGACGCCCTGCTCTGCCTCGCCCACAACCGCTTCGCCCACGCCGAGCCGATACGCTGA
- a CDS encoding PadR family transcriptional regulator, with product MWHACNPKTDDDLKQCAELGKSLSRMSQPTILVVLARAEEPMHGYMIVQKAAASPMFGGKKPDPAGIYRTLKKMEEAGFVTSEWDTPTSGAAKRMFSLTDEGRAGLRRWIDALACYNATIEELRQDAANALGIPLPSQPVCLGHE from the coding sequence ATGTGGCATGCTTGCAACCCGAAAACCGATGACGATCTGAAGCAGTGCGCCGAGCTGGGCAAATCGCTGTCGCGCATGTCGCAGCCGACCATCCTGGTCGTGCTGGCGCGGGCAGAAGAGCCGATGCACGGCTACATGATCGTGCAGAAAGCGGCCGCCTCCCCCATGTTCGGCGGCAAAAAGCCCGATCCGGCCGGCATCTACCGCACGCTCAAGAAGATGGAGGAAGCCGGGTTCGTCACGTCTGAATGGGACACGCCCACCTCCGGCGCGGCCAAGCGCATGTTTTCGCTCACCGACGAGGGCCGCGCAGGACTGCGCCGGTGGATCGACGCGCTGGCCTGCTACAACGCCACCATCGAAGAGCTGCGCCAAGACGCCGCGAACGCGCTCGGCATCCCGCTGCCCTCCCAGCCGGTGTGCCTGGGCCACGAATAG
- a CDS encoding IS1634 family transposase: MSRVVSVCYNGETSFRRQEDDLHLKRSKRPNGRVHLSITESFRDAQGKARNRTVKTLGYLDELEQKWGPDALARCEAIRDELTDAHNKAVAPVALELHMTQKVDKRSANRMCAGDAVAMAYYDALGIEKALRNHLAGRKVAYDLNAVCRLLVSERLLAPGSKHAAWERAGRHFLRCDASERDVYRALDELAASRNRVIGAMNRAIAPSREHDLACGYYDCTNFYFECDPDDFRKKGVSKEHRPNPIVQMGLLQDSSGIPVTYKLFGGNVGDSKTLIEALPDLKEAAGMQRVVIVADKGMNCSENIAAAVGKGDGFVFSQSVRGTKSTSELRRWALSDEGYRLRGKDGFKSKSRQDVKVIHVTGSDGKTKDVPVEVKVVAFWSRKYANRARHEREKVLEKSRQLVESPGKYTRATHYGAAQYVQNVDFDPKTGEVVACAKKPEIDWEAVRAAEACDGYYCIVTSETNWDDGRIIDAYRELWRIEESFKITKTGLEGRPAFVRTREHLEAHFLTCYIALVVLRLIERALGKRYSALSILEDMRALGCSELEANIWLFDHRTDLTDELFALIGEEAPRKYMRRSEVKALFGKGKQIRWR, encoded by the coding sequence ATGTCTCGTGTGGTATCGGTATGTTATAATGGAGAGACAAGTTTTCGCAGGCAGGAGGACGATTTGCATCTGAAGAGGTCAAAAAGACCCAACGGGCGGGTACACCTGTCGATTACCGAGTCGTTTCGCGACGCTCAGGGCAAAGCGCGCAACAGGACGGTGAAAACACTGGGCTACCTTGACGAACTTGAACAGAAGTGGGGCCCCGATGCCCTTGCACGGTGCGAAGCAATACGCGATGAGCTGACTGACGCACACAACAAAGCAGTTGCCCCGGTTGCACTTGAGTTGCACATGACGCAAAAGGTCGACAAGCGATCGGCTAATCGCATGTGCGCGGGAGACGCCGTGGCCATGGCCTACTACGATGCACTCGGCATCGAGAAAGCGCTGCGCAACCACCTCGCCGGCAGAAAGGTCGCCTATGACCTCAATGCCGTCTGCCGCCTGCTCGTCTCAGAGCGCCTGCTCGCGCCCGGCTCAAAGCACGCCGCCTGGGAGCGGGCAGGCCGCCACTTTTTGCGCTGCGACGCTTCCGAGCGCGACGTCTATCGGGCACTTGACGAGCTTGCCGCATCACGCAACCGTGTGATTGGGGCGATGAACCGCGCAATCGCCCCAAGCCGCGAGCACGATCTTGCCTGCGGCTACTACGACTGCACGAACTTCTACTTCGAGTGCGATCCCGACGACTTCCGCAAAAAGGGCGTGTCCAAAGAGCACAGGCCCAACCCCATCGTGCAGATGGGGCTTTTGCAGGATTCGTCGGGCATACCCGTGACCTATAAGCTCTTTGGGGGCAATGTGGGCGACTCCAAAACGCTCATAGAGGCACTCCCTGATCTCAAGGAGGCCGCCGGCATGCAGCGCGTCGTCATCGTCGCCGACAAGGGGATGAACTGCTCGGAGAACATCGCGGCAGCCGTGGGCAAAGGGGACGGGTTCGTGTTCAGCCAGTCGGTGCGAGGCACGAAGTCGACCTCCGAGCTTCGAAGATGGGCTCTCTCAGACGAGGGGTACCGTTTGCGCGGGAAGGACGGGTTCAAGTCCAAAAGCAGACAGGACGTCAAGGTCATCCACGTCACAGGGTCGGACGGGAAAACAAAGGACGTGCCTGTCGAGGTGAAGGTCGTGGCGTTCTGGTCACGCAAGTATGCCAACCGGGCGCGCCATGAGAGAGAAAAGGTGCTCGAGAAGTCCCGCCAGCTCGTCGAGAGCCCCGGCAAGTACACGCGCGCAACACATTACGGTGCAGCCCAATACGTGCAAAACGTCGACTTCGATCCGAAGACGGGCGAGGTTGTTGCGTGCGCCAAAAAGCCTGAGATCGACTGGGAAGCCGTTAGGGCGGCCGAAGCCTGCGATGGCTACTACTGCATCGTAACCAGCGAAACCAACTGGGATGACGGACGCATCATCGACGCCTACCGCGAGCTTTGGCGAATAGAAGAGTCGTTCAAGATCACGAAGACGGGTCTTGAGGGCCGTCCTGCATTTGTTCGCACGCGCGAGCACCTCGAGGCTCACTTTCTTACCTGCTACATCGCGCTTGTTGTCCTGCGGCTTATCGAGCGCGCGCTTGGAAAGCGCTATTCAGCGCTGTCTATTCTGGAGGACATGCGCGCGCTGGGCTGCTCCGAGCTTGAGGCCAACATATGGCTGTTCGACCATCGAACCGATCTCACCGACGAGCTGTTCGCGCTCATCGGCGAGGAAGCACCGCGCAAGTACATGCGACGATCAGAGGTCAAGGCCTTGTTTGGAAAGGGCAAGCAAATTCGTTGGAGATAG
- a CDS encoding molybdopterin-dependent oxidoreductase — MGNEIDIHAPGVEMRKSLCYFCHANCGVLAYVKDGEVVKIEGDPNYSNQGGLCCRGNSALLHLHHPARINHALKRVGEKGEGKWEKIPYDQAIEEIAERLNKIKAESGAEAVATAGGTTRTDDWARRRFMNQFGSPNGFHNALLCWIPTFMAETCVAGWSPFETDLGQAKVVMLWGMNPGASSLGAMRGYTDLQKAGMKIIVVDPRYSETASKADLWLPLRPGSDSALALAMLHTIIFEGLVDYNFVSEWCNDFDELSDHMLQYTPEWAAPLTWLTPDQIRAGARMYAANKPGCIQWGCTWDQLGTASTTTSLTLALMRAVCGNLDVPGGDGMPGPSLNFLTDEEMEANECLPEEQKAKQIGSDKFKLTSWPGYTLISNNAKRTWGKTLPAEWFCEAHGPSVFKAIITGDPYQIRALIVNATNPVNSYGDAKMTLEALKRVEFLVTVEYWMTPAALFSDYVLPAAGALERPTIVTHYGATDSFLGGKRAIQPLYDRHTDMTFWRKLGLACGQDPEMWPWETEEEAYFHILKPLGLPIECYDDFVDNFRMYYPPLHQNKFISNGGFWTPSGKVECNSSILRELGYPGMPTYMGCSENEVDDPEVAEKYPIVLTTGGGFMPYHHSEHFQMPTIRYLSPDPYYTINPELAEKLGISEGDWCWIETRRGRIKMRANVAPELDPRVVYVPRGWWFPERDGSADLNNPFGCLESNTNVLTSVDVCDCDPMGGSWANRGLLCRVYKCTELDHNYKKSDTKWSIPGSASEPGVSVMPSDQQMARPHVPFEYPEMEPAPEGYYRVWQSGKLYQEGTHFRLDDSGWLVNPRTKGYHDAYTGWRYDPTSELLVDDENGKYYTMEREEVKFKGGVRCYPGAAAPYAVPEQLTWNTEEGCAMLGNLPYVYDPESGWLIDPETGAYHEAYYGWLYDAATGNLVDEATGARYTMEYAPIEAGAQEEGAQA, encoded by the coding sequence ATGGGAAACGAGATCGACATCCACGCCCCTGGCGTCGAGATGCGCAAGTCGCTGTGCTATTTCTGCCATGCGAACTGCGGCGTTCTCGCCTACGTCAAGGACGGAGAGGTGGTGAAGATCGAGGGCGACCCGAATTATTCCAATCAGGGTGGCCTCTGCTGCCGCGGCAACAGCGCCCTCTTGCATCTGCACCATCCGGCCCGCATCAACCATGCGCTCAAGCGCGTGGGCGAGAAGGGCGAAGGCAAGTGGGAAAAGATTCCTTACGACCAAGCCATTGAGGAAATCGCCGAGCGCCTGAACAAGATCAAGGCTGAAAGCGGCGCCGAGGCGGTCGCGACCGCCGGCGGCACCACGCGCACCGACGACTGGGCGCGCCGCCGCTTCATGAATCAGTTCGGCAGCCCCAACGGCTTCCACAACGCGCTGTTGTGCTGGATTCCCACGTTCATGGCCGAGACCTGCGTGGCCGGCTGGTCGCCGTTCGAGACCGACCTGGGCCAGGCGAAGGTCGTCATGCTGTGGGGCATGAACCCCGGCGCGTCGTCGCTGGGCGCCATGCGCGGCTACACCGACCTGCAGAAGGCCGGCATGAAGATCATCGTCGTGGACCCGCGCTATTCCGAGACCGCCTCGAAGGCTGACCTGTGGCTGCCGCTGCGTCCCGGCTCCGACTCGGCGCTGGCGCTCGCGATGCTGCACACCATCATCTTCGAAGGCCTCGTCGACTACAACTTCGTGAGCGAGTGGTGCAACGACTTTGACGAGTTGAGCGACCACATGCTCCAGTACACGCCGGAATGGGCCGCCCCGCTCACCTGGCTCACGCCCGACCAGATCCGCGCGGGCGCTCGCATGTACGCCGCCAACAAGCCCGGCTGCATCCAGTGGGGCTGCACGTGGGACCAGCTCGGCACCGCCTCCACGACGACGAGCCTGACGCTCGCGCTCATGCGCGCCGTCTGCGGCAACCTGGACGTTCCCGGCGGCGACGGCATGCCCGGCCCGTCGCTGAACTTCCTCACCGACGAGGAGATGGAAGCCAACGAATGCCTGCCGGAAGAGCAGAAGGCCAAGCAGATCGGCTCGGACAAGTTCAAGCTGACGTCCTGGCCCGGCTACACGCTCATTTCGAACAACGCGAAGCGCACCTGGGGCAAGACGCTGCCGGCCGAGTGGTTCTGCGAAGCCCACGGCCCAAGCGTGTTCAAGGCCATCATCACTGGCGACCCCTATCAGATCAGGGCGCTCATCGTGAACGCCACGAACCCCGTGAACTCCTACGGCGACGCCAAGATGACGCTCGAGGCGCTGAAGCGCGTCGAGTTCTTGGTCACCGTCGAATACTGGATGACGCCTGCGGCGCTGTTCTCCGACTACGTGCTGCCGGCCGCCGGCGCCCTTGAGCGTCCGACCATCGTGACGCACTACGGCGCCACCGACTCGTTCCTGGGCGGCAAGCGCGCCATCCAGCCGCTGTACGACCGCCACACCGACATGACGTTCTGGCGCAAGCTGGGCCTTGCTTGCGGCCAGGATCCGGAGATGTGGCCCTGGGAGACGGAAGAAGAGGCTTACTTCCACATTCTGAAGCCGCTCGGCCTGCCCATCGAGTGCTACGACGACTTCGTCGACAACTTCCGTATGTACTATCCGCCGCTGCACCAGAACAAGTTCATCTCCAACGGCGGCTTCTGGACGCCTTCGGGCAAGGTGGAATGCAACTCGTCCATCCTGCGCGAGCTGGGCTATCCTGGCATGCCCACCTACATGGGCTGCTCGGAAAACGAAGTGGACGATCCCGAGGTGGCCGAGAAGTACCCCATCGTGCTCACCACGGGCGGCGGCTTCATGCCCTACCACCACTCCGAGCACTTCCAGATGCCCACCATCCGCTACCTGTCCCCCGATCCGTACTACACCATCAACCCCGAGCTGGCCGAAAAGCTCGGCATTTCCGAGGGCGACTGGTGCTGGATCGAGACGCGTCGCGGCCGCATCAAGATGCGCGCGAACGTGGCGCCCGAACTGGATCCGCGCGTCGTGTACGTGCCGCGCGGCTGGTGGTTCCCCGAGCGCGACGGCTCGGCCGACCTGAACAACCCGTTTGGCTGCCTGGAGTCGAACACCAACGTGCTGACCTCGGTCGACGTGTGCGACTGCGACCCGATGGGCGGATCGTGGGCCAACCGTGGCCTGCTGTGCCGCGTGTACAAGTGCACCGAGCTCGACCACAACTACAAGAAGTCTGACACCAAATGGTCCATTCCGGGCTCTGCGAGCGAGCCGGGCGTGAGCGTCATGCCGTCCGACCAGCAGATGGCCCGTCCCCACGTGCCGTTCGAGTATCCCGAAATGGAACCGGCGCCCGAGGGCTACTACCGCGTGTGGCAGTCCGGCAAGCTCTACCAGGAAGGCACGCACTTCCGCCTGGACGATTCGGGCTGGCTCGTCAACCCGCGCACGAAGGGCTACCACGACGCCTACACCGGCTGGCGCTACGACCCGACGAGCGAGCTTCTCGTCGACGACGAGAACGGCAAGTACTACACGATGGAGCGCGAAGAGGTCAAGTTCAAGGGCGGCGTGCGCTGCTATCCGGGCGCCGCGGCTCCGTATGCGGTCCCCGAGCAGCTCACCTGGAACACGGAAGAGGGCTGCGCGATGCTCGGCAACCTTCCGTACGTGTACGATCCGGAATCCGGCTGGCTCATCGATCCTGAAACGGGCGCCTACCACGAAGCGTACTATGGTTGGCTCTACGATGCGGCCACGGGCAACCTGGTCGACGAGGCCACTGGTGCGCGTTACACGATGGAATACGCCCCCATTGAAGCAGGTGCGCAAGAGGAAGGAGCGCAGGCATGA
- a CDS encoding 4Fe-4S dicluster domain-containing protein — protein sequence MTRYVMVVDESRCIGCQSCTVACRTWNDLPLDIIYNPVVSEGTKGTFPNVYRTWTPTQCMHCANPECVPCCPTGASQQDDDGTVWVDYKKCMGCKVCVNACPYGMRDVSHMVKRFDQYVRKCTFCRDRRKMDPTAQPYCVQTCHQRARVFGDIDDPESEVSKLIGTYKTERLFTELGTDPQIYYIPEMGGGAR from the coding sequence ATGACCCGCTATGTCATGGTAGTCGACGAAAGCCGCTGCATCGGATGCCAGTCGTGCACGGTGGCGTGCCGCACGTGGAACGACCTTCCGCTCGACATCATCTACAACCCCGTGGTGTCCGAAGGCACGAAGGGCACGTTCCCGAACGTGTACCGCACGTGGACGCCGACGCAGTGCATGCACTGCGCGAACCCCGAGTGCGTGCCGTGCTGCCCGACCGGCGCTAGCCAGCAGGACGACGACGGCACCGTTTGGGTGGACTACAAGAAGTGCATGGGCTGCAAGGTGTGCGTGAACGCGTGCCCCTACGGCATGCGCGACGTGTCGCACATGGTGAAGCGCTTCGACCAGTACGTGCGCAAGTGCACGTTCTGCCGCGATCGCCGAAAGATGGATCCGACCGCCCAGCCCTATTGCGTGCAGACCTGCCACCAGCGGGCCCGCGTGTTCGGCGACATCGACGATCCCGAAAGCGAGGTGTCGAAGCTCATCGGCACCTACAAGACCGAGCGCCTCTTCACCGAGCTCGGCACCGACCCGCAGATCTACTACATTCCTGAGATGGGAGGTGGTGCGCGATGA